One Rosa chinensis cultivar Old Blush chromosome 5, RchiOBHm-V2, whole genome shotgun sequence genomic region harbors:
- the LOC112166585 gene encoding protein RRNAD1 isoform X1, producing MGVERFSVVEKPASDCDFGWLNGFLSYPNSHIGTSASGSFQNEGLVADTSASSSDAEFVLSRGESGRVNSPGRCSFIRSFDGGLEVDEDCAWDVLAGAGLGEEGVVARQLAVWLERERERNRNYSCETASQTLAWINAIIDFIKPFSFLTNARVVNFFKDRLWEAIDEEWMDCLREEAVENLLQIPRGAVQDHWPASLKEFIVTLRSLALPRQQADLQAVLPGMCMTSLNSVLSTGMNSKKKHEVEVLSAVVSSVANSIGAHAIIDVGAGQGYLAQVLSFHYQHSVIAIDACSHHGRVTNARAEQIKKHYAAQMRKSVAGNRSLNVPKTVTCNVMSIDMLKALADTSLHKDNASLLQSSCNADCETSLVLAGLHACGDLSVTMLKTFMECEEVKAVVSVGCCYNLLSEEGFNHVGSQCGFPMSCGVKAAGLSLGKSSRDLACQSAERWSCLENDAGLHNFELHTFRAAFQMVLSLYYPEVVITSPSIGRQGKALRRQQRRGIPDSANPKESTCSTLPQLACNMKESGSHLRTTKIKEDDSFEMEFETTAIGNGHSSSKATQCEGTPHISKYPLFKKYCLSGLCRLGLEPPKDTDLHGIWKKVQPFAELIGPYWTLRAAFGPLLETLLLLDRLLFLQEQGSSIEVVMLPIFDPALSPRNVGIIAKKLTQI from the exons ATGGGTGTGGAGAGGTTCAGCGTGGTGGAGAAGCCGGCGTCCGATTGTGATTTCGGTTGGCTCAACGGGTTCCTATCCTACCCAAATTCCCACATTGGGACCAGCGCCTCCGGGAGCTTCCAGAACGAGGGTTTGGTGGCCGATACTAGTGCGAGCAGCAGCGACGCCGAGTTTGTGCTTTCGAGGGGCGAGTCTGGACGAGTCAACTCGCCGGGACGATGTAGTTTTATCAGAAGCTTTGACGGTGGGCTTGAGGTCGATGAAGATTGTGCTTGGGACGTGCTTGCCGGCGCGGGTCTCGGAGAAGAAGGTGTTGTCGCTCGGCAACTGGCCGTttggctggagagagagagagagagaaatcg CAACTACTCGTGCGAGACTGCCAGCCAGACCCTGGCATGGATCAACGCCATCATCGACTTCATAAAACCCTTCTCTTTCTTGACCAACGCTCGAGTCGTCAATTTCTTCAAG GATAGACTGTGGGAGGCGATTGATGAGGAATGGATGGATTGCTTACGGGAGGAAGCAGTCGAAAATCTGCTCCAAATTCCTCGCGGAGCGGTGCAG GATCACTGGCCGGCTTCGCTGAAGGAATTTATTGTTACTTTGAGGTCTCTTGCGCTTCCTCGACAGCAGGCCGACTTGCAGGCG GTATTGCCTGGAATGTGCATGACTTCACTCAACAGTGTTCTTTCGACGGGCATGAATTCGAAAAAGAAACATGAA GTAGAAGTTCTTTCTGCTGTTGTCAGTTCAGTTGCAAACAGCATCGGTGCTCACGCAATAATTGATGTTGGTGCTGGTCAG GGGTATCTTGCACAAGTACTTTCCTTCCACTACCAACATTCGGTAATTGCAATTGATGCCTGCTCTCACCATGGAAGGGTTACCAATGCACGAGCAGAGCAAATCAAGAAGCATTATGCTGCTCAGATGCGTAAATCTGT AGCAGGAAACAGGAGTTTGAATGTGCCTAAGACAGTCACATGCAATGTGATGTCTATTGACATGTTAAAAGCTTTGGCTGATACATCACTGCATAAAGATAATGCCTCTCTACTACAATCTTCCTGCAATGCAGATTGTGAAACATCATTGGTTCTTGCTGGGCTTCATGCTTGTGGAGATCTTTCGGTGACGATGCTCAA GACCTTTATGGAGTGCGAAGAGGTTAAAGCAGTTGTTAGTGTTGGCTGCTGTTACAACTTATTGTCTGAAGAGGGTTTCAACCATGTGGGGTCTCAATGTGGTTTTCCCATGAGTTGTGGTGTTAAAGCTGCTGGCTTGTCACTTGGGAAAAGTTCGCGTGACCTTGCTTGTCAA AGTGCAGAGAGATGGAGTTGTCTGGAAAATGATGCCGGTCTCCATAATTTTGAGTTGCATACTTTCCGCGCTGCTTTTCAGATG GTTTTGAGTCTATATTATCCTGAAGTTGTGATAACCAGTCCATCCATTGGGCGTCAAGGGAAGGCTTTGCGTCGCCAGCAACGAAGGGGCATTCCAGACTCTGCGAATCCGAAAGAAAGCACATGTTCAACATTGCCTCAATTAGCTTGTAATATGAAAGAAAGTGGCTCTCACCTAAGAACCACAAAAATCAAAGAAG ATGACAGTTTTGAGATGGAGTTTGAGACGACAGCCATAGGCAATGGACATTCATCTAGTAAGGCCACGCAATGTGAGGGGACTCCACACATTAGCAAATATCCACTTTTTAAGAAATACTGTTTATCTGGATTATGTCGCCTGGGTCTTGAGCCTCCGAAGGATACAGATCTCCATGGAATATGGAAGAAAGTTCAGCCTTTTGCT GAACTTATTGGACCTTATTGGACTCTTCGAGCTGCTTTCGGGCCTCTTTTGGAAACTTTACTTTTGCTTGATAGATTATTGTTCCTACAAGAGCAAGGCAGTTCAATTGAAGTAGTCATGTTACCTATTTTTGATCCAGCATTATCCCCAAGGAATGTGGGCATTATTGCTAAAAAGTTGACACAAATTTGA
- the LOC112166585 gene encoding methyltransferase-like protein 25 isoform X3, translated as MGVERFSVVEKPASDCDFGWLNGFLSYPNSHIGTSASGSFQNEGLVADTSASSSDAEFVLSRGESGRVNSPGRCSFIRSFDGGLEVDEDCAWDVLAGAGLGEEGVVARQLAVWLERERERNRNYSCETASQTLAWINAIIDFIKPFSFLTNARVVNFFKDRLWEAIDEEWMDCLREEAVENLLQIPRGAVQDHWPASLKEFIVTLRSLALPRQQADLQAVLPGMCMTSLNSVLSTGMNSKKKHEVEVLSAVVSSVANSIGAHAIIDVGAGQGYLAQVLSFHYQHSVIAIDACSHHGRVTNARAEQIKKHYAAQMRKSVAGNRSLNVPKTVTCNVMSIDMLKALADTSLHKDNASLLQSSCNADCETSLVLAGLHACGDLSVTMLKTFMECEEVKAVVSVGCCYNLLSEEGFNHVGSQCGFPMSCGVKAAGLSLGKSSRDLACQRDGVVWKMMPVSIILSCILSALLFRWF; from the exons ATGGGTGTGGAGAGGTTCAGCGTGGTGGAGAAGCCGGCGTCCGATTGTGATTTCGGTTGGCTCAACGGGTTCCTATCCTACCCAAATTCCCACATTGGGACCAGCGCCTCCGGGAGCTTCCAGAACGAGGGTTTGGTGGCCGATACTAGTGCGAGCAGCAGCGACGCCGAGTTTGTGCTTTCGAGGGGCGAGTCTGGACGAGTCAACTCGCCGGGACGATGTAGTTTTATCAGAAGCTTTGACGGTGGGCTTGAGGTCGATGAAGATTGTGCTTGGGACGTGCTTGCCGGCGCGGGTCTCGGAGAAGAAGGTGTTGTCGCTCGGCAACTGGCCGTttggctggagagagagagagagagaaatcg CAACTACTCGTGCGAGACTGCCAGCCAGACCCTGGCATGGATCAACGCCATCATCGACTTCATAAAACCCTTCTCTTTCTTGACCAACGCTCGAGTCGTCAATTTCTTCAAG GATAGACTGTGGGAGGCGATTGATGAGGAATGGATGGATTGCTTACGGGAGGAAGCAGTCGAAAATCTGCTCCAAATTCCTCGCGGAGCGGTGCAG GATCACTGGCCGGCTTCGCTGAAGGAATTTATTGTTACTTTGAGGTCTCTTGCGCTTCCTCGACAGCAGGCCGACTTGCAGGCG GTATTGCCTGGAATGTGCATGACTTCACTCAACAGTGTTCTTTCGACGGGCATGAATTCGAAAAAGAAACATGAA GTAGAAGTTCTTTCTGCTGTTGTCAGTTCAGTTGCAAACAGCATCGGTGCTCACGCAATAATTGATGTTGGTGCTGGTCAG GGGTATCTTGCACAAGTACTTTCCTTCCACTACCAACATTCGGTAATTGCAATTGATGCCTGCTCTCACCATGGAAGGGTTACCAATGCACGAGCAGAGCAAATCAAGAAGCATTATGCTGCTCAGATGCGTAAATCTGT AGCAGGAAACAGGAGTTTGAATGTGCCTAAGACAGTCACATGCAATGTGATGTCTATTGACATGTTAAAAGCTTTGGCTGATACATCACTGCATAAAGATAATGCCTCTCTACTACAATCTTCCTGCAATGCAGATTGTGAAACATCATTGGTTCTTGCTGGGCTTCATGCTTGTGGAGATCTTTCGGTGACGATGCTCAA GACCTTTATGGAGTGCGAAGAGGTTAAAGCAGTTGTTAGTGTTGGCTGCTGTTACAACTTATTGTCTGAAGAGGGTTTCAACCATGTGGGGTCTCAATGTGGTTTTCCCATGAGTTGTGGTGTTAAAGCTGCTGGCTTGTCACTTGGGAAAAGTTCGCGTGACCTTGCTTGTCAA AGAGATGGAGTTGTCTGGAAAATGATGCCGGTCTCCATAATTTTGAGTTGCATACTTTCCGCGCTGCTTTTCAGATG GTTTTGA
- the LOC112166585 gene encoding protein RRNAD1 isoform X2: MCSNYSCETASQTLAWINAIIDFIKPFSFLTNARVVNFFKDRLWEAIDEEWMDCLREEAVENLLQIPRGAVQDHWPASLKEFIVTLRSLALPRQQADLQAVLPGMCMTSLNSVLSTGMNSKKKHEVEVLSAVVSSVANSIGAHAIIDVGAGQGYLAQVLSFHYQHSVIAIDACSHHGRVTNARAEQIKKHYAAQMRKSVAGNRSLNVPKTVTCNVMSIDMLKALADTSLHKDNASLLQSSCNADCETSLVLAGLHACGDLSVTMLKTFMECEEVKAVVSVGCCYNLLSEEGFNHVGSQCGFPMSCGVKAAGLSLGKSSRDLACQSAERWSCLENDAGLHNFELHTFRAAFQMVLSLYYPEVVITSPSIGRQGKALRRQQRRGIPDSANPKESTCSTLPQLACNMKESGSHLRTTKIKEDDSFEMEFETTAIGNGHSSSKATQCEGTPHISKYPLFKKYCLSGLCRLGLEPPKDTDLHGIWKKVQPFAELIGPYWTLRAAFGPLLETLLLLDRLLFLQEQGSSIEVVMLPIFDPALSPRNVGIIAKKLTQI; this comes from the exons ATGTGCAGCAACTACTCGTGCGAGACTGCCAGCCAGACCCTGGCATGGATCAACGCCATCATCGACTTCATAAAACCCTTCTCTTTCTTGACCAACGCTCGAGTCGTCAATTTCTTCAAG GATAGACTGTGGGAGGCGATTGATGAGGAATGGATGGATTGCTTACGGGAGGAAGCAGTCGAAAATCTGCTCCAAATTCCTCGCGGAGCGGTGCAG GATCACTGGCCGGCTTCGCTGAAGGAATTTATTGTTACTTTGAGGTCTCTTGCGCTTCCTCGACAGCAGGCCGACTTGCAGGCG GTATTGCCTGGAATGTGCATGACTTCACTCAACAGTGTTCTTTCGACGGGCATGAATTCGAAAAAGAAACATGAA GTAGAAGTTCTTTCTGCTGTTGTCAGTTCAGTTGCAAACAGCATCGGTGCTCACGCAATAATTGATGTTGGTGCTGGTCAG GGGTATCTTGCACAAGTACTTTCCTTCCACTACCAACATTCGGTAATTGCAATTGATGCCTGCTCTCACCATGGAAGGGTTACCAATGCACGAGCAGAGCAAATCAAGAAGCATTATGCTGCTCAGATGCGTAAATCTGT AGCAGGAAACAGGAGTTTGAATGTGCCTAAGACAGTCACATGCAATGTGATGTCTATTGACATGTTAAAAGCTTTGGCTGATACATCACTGCATAAAGATAATGCCTCTCTACTACAATCTTCCTGCAATGCAGATTGTGAAACATCATTGGTTCTTGCTGGGCTTCATGCTTGTGGAGATCTTTCGGTGACGATGCTCAA GACCTTTATGGAGTGCGAAGAGGTTAAAGCAGTTGTTAGTGTTGGCTGCTGTTACAACTTATTGTCTGAAGAGGGTTTCAACCATGTGGGGTCTCAATGTGGTTTTCCCATGAGTTGTGGTGTTAAAGCTGCTGGCTTGTCACTTGGGAAAAGTTCGCGTGACCTTGCTTGTCAA AGTGCAGAGAGATGGAGTTGTCTGGAAAATGATGCCGGTCTCCATAATTTTGAGTTGCATACTTTCCGCGCTGCTTTTCAGATG GTTTTGAGTCTATATTATCCTGAAGTTGTGATAACCAGTCCATCCATTGGGCGTCAAGGGAAGGCTTTGCGTCGCCAGCAACGAAGGGGCATTCCAGACTCTGCGAATCCGAAAGAAAGCACATGTTCAACATTGCCTCAATTAGCTTGTAATATGAAAGAAAGTGGCTCTCACCTAAGAACCACAAAAATCAAAGAAG ATGACAGTTTTGAGATGGAGTTTGAGACGACAGCCATAGGCAATGGACATTCATCTAGTAAGGCCACGCAATGTGAGGGGACTCCACACATTAGCAAATATCCACTTTTTAAGAAATACTGTTTATCTGGATTATGTCGCCTGGGTCTTGAGCCTCCGAAGGATACAGATCTCCATGGAATATGGAAGAAAGTTCAGCCTTTTGCT GAACTTATTGGACCTTATTGGACTCTTCGAGCTGCTTTCGGGCCTCTTTTGGAAACTTTACTTTTGCTTGATAGATTATTGTTCCTACAAGAGCAAGGCAGTTCAATTGAAGTAGTCATGTTACCTATTTTTGATCCAGCATTATCCCCAAGGAATGTGGGCATTATTGCTAAAAAGTTGACACAAATTTGA